A section of the Bradyrhizobium oligotrophicum S58 genome encodes:
- a CDS encoding pyruvate dehydrogenase complex dihydrolipoamide acetyltransferase produces MPINILMPALSPTMEKGNLARWLKKEGDQVKSGEVIAEIETDKATMEVEAVDEGTLAKILVPEGTQDVPVNDVIAVLAGEGEDVKAAGSAPAAPAPKPEAKPTASAAPAAAAAPAAAPAPKPAAAAAAPVPAAAPQLNGQTRVFSSPLARRLARDAGIDLGRITGTGPHGRVIARDVDEAKSGKGLKAAPSAAPAAGAPAVAPSMSDKQILALFEPGSYDIIPHDGMRRTIAQRLTAATQTVPHFYLTIDCDIGKLLAAREEINAAAPKDKEKKPLYKLSVNDFVIKAMAVALQRIPNCNVSWTEGGMVKHKHSDVGVAVAMPGGLITPIIRKAETKTLSAISGEMKDFAARARSRKLKPEEYQGGTTAVSNLGMYGITHFTAVINPPHATILAVGTSEERPVVRNGKIEIASMMSVTLSCDHRAIDGALGAELIGAFKQLIENPVMMMV; encoded by the coding sequence ATGCCGATCAACATTCTGATGCCCGCGCTGTCGCCGACGATGGAGAAGGGTAACCTTGCTCGTTGGCTCAAAAAGGAAGGCGACCAGGTCAAGTCCGGCGAGGTCATCGCCGAGATCGAGACCGACAAGGCCACGATGGAAGTCGAGGCGGTCGACGAGGGCACGCTCGCCAAGATCCTGGTGCCCGAAGGCACGCAGGACGTCCCGGTCAACGACGTGATCGCGGTGCTTGCGGGTGAGGGCGAGGACGTCAAGGCCGCCGGCAGCGCGCCCGCTGCACCGGCTCCCAAGCCCGAGGCCAAGCCCACGGCGTCGGCCGCTCCCGCTGCGGCAGCTGCACCGGCCGCGGCACCCGCGCCGAAGCCGGCCGCAGCTGCGGCTGCACCGGTGCCCGCCGCTGCTCCGCAGCTGAACGGCCAGACCCGCGTGTTCTCGTCACCGCTGGCGCGCCGTCTCGCGAGGGATGCCGGCATCGATCTCGGCCGCATCACGGGCACTGGTCCGCATGGCCGCGTCATCGCGCGCGACGTCGACGAGGCGAAGTCGGGCAAGGGCCTCAAGGCCGCGCCGTCGGCTGCTCCCGCTGCCGGCGCCCCCGCAGTGGCGCCCTCGATGTCCGACAAGCAGATCCTGGCGCTGTTCGAGCCCGGCTCCTACGACATCATCCCGCATGATGGCATGCGCCGCACCATCGCGCAGCGCCTGACCGCGGCGACGCAGACCGTCCCGCACTTCTACCTGACGATCGACTGCGACATCGGTAAGCTGCTTGCCGCCCGCGAGGAGATCAATGCGGCCGCTCCAAAGGACAAGGAGAAGAAGCCGCTCTACAAGCTCTCGGTCAACGACTTCGTCATCAAGGCGATGGCAGTGGCGCTGCAGCGGATCCCGAACTGCAACGTCAGCTGGACCGAAGGCGGCATGGTCAAGCACAAGCATTCCGACGTCGGCGTCGCGGTCGCCATGCCGGGCGGCCTGATCACGCCCATCATCCGCAAGGCCGAGACCAAGACGCTGTCGGCGATCTCGGGCGAGATGAAGGATTTTGCCGCGCGCGCCCGCTCGCGCAAGCTGAAGCCGGAGGAGTATCAGGGCGGCACCACGGCGGTGTCGAACCTCGGCATGTACGGCATCACGCACTTCACGGCGGTGATCAATCCGCCGCATGCGACGATCCTCGCGGTCGGCACCTCGGAGGAACGCCCCGTGGTGCGCAACGGCAAGATCGAGATCGCGAGCATGATGAGCGTGACCCTGTCGTGCGATCATCGCGCGATCGACGGCGCGCTCGGCGCCGAGCTGATCGGCGCCTTCAAGCAGCTGATCGAGAACCCCGTGATGATGATGGTGTGA
- the lpdA gene encoding dihydrolipoyl dehydrogenase, producing MADTSFDVIIIGSGPGGYVTAIRAAQLGFKTAIIEKSYLGGICLNWGCIPTKALLRSAEIYHYMQHAKDYGLSAEKISYDPKAVVQRSRGVSKRLNDGVGFLMKKNKVQVIWGKAAIDAPGKITVTKSDVEAPKGTLGEGVYQAKHIIVATGARPRVLPGLEPDKKLVWTYFEAMVPDKMPKSLLVVGSGAIGIEFASFFRTMGSEVTVVEVLPQILPVEDAEIAGIARKQLEKQGLKIMTGAKVTKLDKKSDSVVATIDDGKGKTEAVEFERVISAVGVVGNIENLGLEKLGVKTDRGCVVIDGYGKTNVPGIYAIGDVAGPPMLAHKAEHEGVVCIEAIKGLHPHAMDKNLIPGCTYCHPQVASVGLTEAKAKEQGRDIRVGRFPFVGNGKAIALGEDQGLVKVIFDKKTGQLIGAHMVGAEVTELIQGYVVAMNLETTEEELMHTVFPHPTLSEMMKEAVLDAYGRVLNM from the coding sequence ATGGCCGACACATCCTTCGACGTCATCATCATCGGCTCCGGCCCGGGCGGCTACGTCACCGCAATCCGCGCGGCGCAGCTGGGCTTCAAGACCGCGATCATCGAGAAGTCCTATCTCGGCGGCATCTGCCTGAACTGGGGCTGCATCCCGACCAAGGCGCTGCTACGCTCGGCCGAGATCTATCACTATATGCAGCACGCCAAGGACTATGGCCTGTCGGCCGAGAAGATCTCCTACGATCCGAAGGCGGTGGTGCAGCGCTCGCGCGGCGTGTCGAAGCGGCTGAACGACGGCGTCGGCTTCCTGATGAAGAAGAACAAGGTCCAGGTGATCTGGGGCAAGGCCGCGATCGACGCGCCCGGCAAGATCACGGTGACCAAGTCCGACGTCGAGGCGCCGAAGGGGACGCTGGGCGAGGGCGTCTACCAGGCCAAGCATATCATCGTAGCGACCGGCGCGCGGCCGCGCGTGCTGCCGGGCCTCGAGCCCGACAAGAAGCTGGTCTGGACCTATTTCGAGGCGATGGTGCCGGACAAGATGCCGAAGTCGCTGCTGGTGGTCGGCTCCGGCGCGATCGGCATCGAGTTCGCGTCGTTCTTCCGCACCATGGGCTCCGAGGTGACGGTGGTCGAGGTGCTGCCGCAGATCCTGCCCGTCGAGGACGCCGAGATCGCCGGCATCGCCCGCAAGCAGCTGGAGAAGCAGGGCCTCAAGATCATGACCGGGGCCAAGGTCACCAAGCTGGACAAGAAGAGCGACAGCGTGGTCGCGACGATCGACGACGGCAAGGGCAAGACCGAGGCGGTCGAGTTCGAGCGCGTGATCTCGGCGGTCGGCGTGGTCGGCAACATCGAGAATCTCGGGCTCGAGAAATTGGGCGTGAAGACCGATCGCGGCTGTGTCGTCATCGACGGCTATGGCAAGACCAACGTGCCCGGCATCTACGCCATCGGCGACGTCGCCGGACCGCCGATGCTGGCGCACAAGGCCGAGCATGAGGGCGTGGTCTGCATCGAGGCGATCAAGGGCCTGCATCCGCACGCCATGGACAAGAACCTCATTCCAGGCTGCACCTATTGCCATCCGCAGGTGGCATCCGTGGGTCTCACCGAGGCCAAGGCGAAGGAGCAGGGCCGCGACATCCGGGTCGGCCGCTTCCCCTTCGTCGGCAACGGCAAGGCGATCGCGCTCGGCGAGGACCAGGGCCTGGTCAAGGTGATCTTCGACAAGAAGACGGGGCAGCTGATCGGCGCCCACATGGTCGGCGCCGAGGTCACCGAGCTGATCCAGGGTTATGTCGTGGCGATGAACCTCGAGACCACCGAGGAGGAGCTGATGCACACGGTCTTCCCGCATCCGACCTTGTCGGAGATGATGAAGGAAGCCGTGCTCGACGCTTACGGTCGCGTGCTGAACATGTGA
- a CDS encoding threonine synthase, whose product MKSSDNLTIERPTFVTHLECAMEGDHYPADQIHNLSKAGKPLLVRYDLAGVKQALTKDALAQRPADLWRYRELLPVRKCQDIVSLGEVMTPLIALPKLGKKLGGGEIIVKDEGRLPTGSFKARGLVMAVSMGKALGIKHMAMPTNGNAGAALAAYATSCGIKTTIFCPADTPEVNVSEIELQGATVYRVNGLIDDCGKIVGEGKAKVGWFDTSTLKEPYRIEGKKTMGLELAEQLGWDVPDVIFYPTGGGTGLIGMWKAFDELEKIGFIGSKRPRMVAVQASGCAPMVRAFEAGVEHATRWEDAHTIASGIRVPQAVGDFLILRAVRESKGFAIAVDDEKISSALTEVAREEGLLLCPEGAATYAAYKQSLADGRVTKNDRVMLFNCATGLKYPLPPVTRTLDRHQPIDFGQF is encoded by the coding sequence GTGAAATCCAGCGACAACCTCACCATCGAACGCCCGACCTTTGTCACGCATCTCGAATGCGCGATGGAGGGCGATCATTATCCGGCGGACCAGATCCACAATCTCTCCAAGGCCGGCAAGCCGCTGCTGGTGCGCTACGATCTCGCTGGCGTGAAGCAGGCGCTCACGAAGGACGCGCTGGCGCAGCGGCCCGCCGACTTGTGGCGCTATCGCGAGCTGCTGCCGGTGCGCAAGTGCCAGGACATCGTCAGCCTCGGCGAGGTCATGACGCCGCTGATCGCGTTGCCCAAGCTCGGCAAGAAGCTCGGCGGCGGCGAGATCATCGTGAAAGACGAGGGACGGCTGCCGACCGGCTCGTTCAAGGCGCGCGGTCTGGTGATGGCGGTGTCGATGGGCAAGGCGCTCGGCATCAAGCACATGGCGATGCCGACCAATGGAAATGCAGGTGCTGCGCTCGCGGCCTACGCGACGTCCTGCGGCATCAAGACCACGATCTTCTGCCCGGCCGATACGCCGGAGGTCAACGTCAGCGAGATCGAGCTGCAGGGCGCGACCGTGTACCGCGTCAACGGCCTCATCGATGATTGCGGCAAGATCGTCGGCGAAGGCAAGGCCAAGGTCGGCTGGTTCGACACGTCGACCTTGAAGGAGCCGTATCGCATCGAGGGCAAGAAGACGATGGGGCTCGAGCTCGCCGAGCAGCTCGGCTGGGACGTGCCCGACGTCATCTTCTATCCGACCGGCGGCGGCACCGGCCTGATCGGCATGTGGAAGGCGTTCGACGAACTCGAGAAAATTGGGTTCATTGGATCAAAACGGCCGCGCATGGTCGCGGTGCAGGCCTCAGGCTGCGCGCCGATGGTGCGCGCGTTCGAAGCGGGCGTCGAGCATGCGACCCGCTGGGAGGATGCTCACACCATCGCGTCCGGCATCCGCGTGCCGCAGGCCGTCGGGGATTTTCTCATCCTGCGGGCGGTGCGCGAGAGCAAAGGTTTCGCCATTGCGGTCGATGACGAGAAGATTTCATCTGCGCTCACCGAAGTCGCGCGCGAGGAGGGGCTGCTGTTGTGCCCGGAAGGCGCGGCGACCTACGCCGCCTACAAGCAGAGCCTCGCCGACGGACGCGTGACGAAAAACGATCGCGTCATGCTGTTCAATTGCGCGACAGGACTTAAATATCCGCTGCCGCCGGTCACCCGCACGCTCGATCGTCACCAGCCGATCGATTTCGGGCAGTTCTAA
- a CDS encoding tripartite tricarboxylate transporter substrate binding protein BugD has protein sequence MRRALCAVLFVCLALVLPAGADTYPSRPITVIVPFAAGGPSDAMMRTLAEHMKQTLGQAVLVENVTGAGGSIGVGRAVRSKPDGYTVSFGHLGTHVANGAVYRLGYDLVADLEPVVLLPSNPMIIVSRNNIPAKSLAEFLAWLKAQPGAASAGTAGNGSGSHIAGLYFEQVTGIKLQYVPYRGTGPAMNDLIGGQIDLIVDQTSNAINQVRAGAIRAYAVTDDKRLDGAPEIPTTDEAGLPGFHMTLWSGMWLPKGTDHEIVARLNAAAVAALDDPGVQKQLKNLGLQLPPADQLAPEALGTLQKSEIAKWWPMIKAAGVSPE, from the coding sequence ATGCGACGAGCTCTTTGCGCCGTGCTGTTTGTGTGTCTTGCGCTGGTGCTGCCAGCGGGCGCCGACACCTATCCCTCGCGTCCGATCACGGTCATCGTGCCGTTCGCGGCCGGCGGGCCGTCGGATGCGATGATGCGGACCCTGGCCGAGCACATGAAGCAGACGCTCGGGCAGGCGGTGCTGGTCGAGAACGTGACCGGAGCGGGCGGCTCGATCGGCGTGGGGCGTGCGGTGCGCTCCAAGCCCGACGGCTACACCGTGAGCTTCGGCCATCTCGGCACCCATGTCGCCAACGGCGCGGTCTACCGGCTGGGCTACGATCTCGTCGCTGACCTCGAGCCGGTGGTGCTGCTGCCGAGCAATCCGATGATCATCGTCAGCAGGAACAACATTCCGGCCAAGTCGCTGGCCGAATTCCTGGCCTGGTTGAAAGCGCAGCCAGGCGCCGCGTCGGCGGGCACGGCCGGCAACGGTTCGGGCAGCCACATTGCCGGCCTGTATTTCGAGCAGGTCACCGGCATCAAGCTGCAATACGTGCCCTATCGCGGCACCGGGCCTGCGATGAACGATCTCATCGGCGGCCAGATCGATCTCATCGTCGACCAGACCTCGAATGCGATCAACCAGGTCCGCGCCGGCGCGATCCGCGCCTATGCCGTCACCGACGACAAGCGCCTCGACGGTGCCCCTGAGATTCCCACCACCGACGAGGCCGGCCTGCCCGGCTTCCATATGACGCTGTGGTCGGGGATGTGGCTGCCGAAGGGAACGGACCATGAGATCGTCGCCCGGCTGAACGCGGCCGCCGTCGCCGCGCTCGATGATCCGGGTGTGCAGAAGCAGTTGAAAAACCTGGGGTTGCAGCTTCCGCCGGCGGATCAGCTTGCCCCGGAGGCGCTCGGAACCCTGCAGAAGTCCGAGATCGCCAAATGGTGGCCGATGATCAAGGCGGCCGGTGTGTCTCCCGAGTAG
- the ilvD gene encoding dihydroxy-acid dehydratase, producing MDAKTDIKRRLPSRHVTEGPERAPHRSYLYAMGLTTAQIHQPFVGVASCWNEAAPCNIALMRQAQAVKKGVAHAGGTPREFCTITVTDGIAMGHDGMRSSLPSREAIADSVELTIRGHSYDALVGLAGCDKSLPGMMMAMVRLNVPSIFIYGGSILPGNFRGQQVTVQDMFEAVGKHSVGAMSDEDLDELERVACPSAGACGAQFTANTMATVSEAIGLALPYSAGAPAPYEIRDAFCMTAGEQVMDLIAANIRPRDIVTRASLENAAAVVAASGGSTNAALHLPAIAHEAGIKFDLFDVAEIFKKTPYIADLKPGGRYVAKDMFEAGGIPLLMKTLLDHGYLNGDCLTVTGRTIAENLKGVKWNSHQDVVRPADQPITATGGVVGLKGNLAPEGAIVKVAGMSNLKFSGPARCFDREEDAFEAVQKRTYKEGEVIVIRYEGPRGGPGMREMLQTTAALTGQGMGGKIALVTDGRFSGATRGFCIGHIGPEAAIGGPIALVENGDIIEIDAEAGILNVKLSDAELATRKTKWTPRETHHTSGALWKYAQQVGPAVAGAVTHPGGAQEKYCYADI from the coding sequence ATGGACGCGAAGACCGACATCAAGCGCAGGCTGCCCAGCCGTCACGTGACGGAAGGGCCCGAGCGTGCGCCGCATCGGTCCTATCTCTACGCGATGGGCCTTACCACGGCCCAGATCCACCAGCCCTTCGTCGGCGTCGCCTCGTGCTGGAACGAGGCCGCGCCCTGCAACATCGCGCTGATGCGGCAGGCCCAGGCGGTCAAGAAGGGCGTGGCGCATGCCGGCGGCACGCCGCGCGAATTCTGCACCATCACCGTGACCGACGGCATCGCGATGGGCCATGACGGCATGCGCTCGTCGCTGCCGTCGCGCGAGGCGATCGCCGATTCGGTCGAGCTGACGATTCGCGGCCATTCCTACGATGCGCTGGTCGGCCTTGCCGGCTGCGACAAATCGCTGCCGGGCATGATGATGGCGATGGTCCGGCTCAACGTGCCCTCGATCTTCATCTATGGCGGCTCGATCCTGCCGGGCAATTTCCGCGGCCAGCAGGTCACGGTGCAGGACATGTTCGAGGCCGTGGGCAAGCATTCGGTCGGTGCGATGTCCGACGAGGATCTCGACGAGCTCGAGCGTGTCGCCTGTCCGTCGGCCGGCGCCTGCGGCGCCCAGTTCACGGCCAATACGATGGCGACCGTGTCCGAGGCGATCGGGCTGGCGCTGCCTTACTCGGCCGGCGCTCCCGCGCCCTACGAGATCCGTGACGCGTTCTGCATGACCGCCGGCGAGCAGGTCATGGATCTGATCGCCGCCAACATCCGGCCCCGCGACATCGTCACCCGGGCGTCGCTGGAGAATGCGGCGGCGGTCGTGGCGGCATCGGGCGGATCGACTAATGCTGCGCTGCATCTACCTGCGATTGCGCACGAGGCTGGTATCAAGTTCGACTTATTCGACGTCGCCGAAATCTTCAAAAAGACACCTTATATCGCGGATTTGAAGCCGGGTGGCCGCTATGTCGCCAAAGACATGTTCGAGGCTGGTGGCATTCCGCTCTTGATGAAGACGTTGCTCGACCATGGCTATTTGAACGGCGACTGCCTCACAGTCACCGGCCGGACGATCGCCGAAAACCTCAAAGGCGTGAAGTGGAATTCGCACCAGGACGTGGTGAGGCCGGCCGACCAGCCGATCACTGCAACCGGGGGTGTCGTCGGTCTGAAAGGCAATCTCGCGCCAGAGGGCGCGATCGTGAAAGTCGCGGGCATGTCGAACTTGAAATTCTCTGGGCCGGCCCGCTGCTTCGATCGGGAAGAGGATGCCTTTGAGGCCGTCCAGAAGCGCACCTACAAGGAAGGCGAAGTCATCGTCATTCGTTACGAGGGACCGCGCGGTGGTCCGGGCATGCGGGAAATGCTGCAGACCACGGCGGCGCTGACCGGGCAGGGCATGGGCGGCAAGATCGCGCTCGTCACCGATGGCCGGTTCTCGGGCGCGACCCGCGGCTTCTGCATCGGCCATATCGGACCGGAGGCGGCCATCGGCGGGCCGATCGCCCTGGTCGAGAATGGCGACATCATCGAAATCGACGCCGAGGCCGGTATCCTTAACGTCAAGTTGAGCGATGCCGAGCTGGCAACACGCAAGACCAAGTGGACGCCCCGTGAGACGCATCACACGTCAGGTGCACTTTGGAAATATGCCCAGCAGGTCGGGCCGGCCGTGGCGGGTGCCGTCACCCATCCAGGTGGTGCGCAAGAGAAGTATTGCTATGCGGACATCTGA
- a CDS encoding tetratricopeptide repeat protein, translated as MRTSDRIIFALMLGVAPLTWAAPSFAFDGAPVNQEPAIPVAGAQSGAGALRKAVPATTSSTSPTQSLTALQYAAEEGHPVAQWKLGRMYAAGDGVVRDDIRAFDYFSRIANAHAEDSPSAPQAQIVANAFVALGRYYLSGIPNSKVKADPDRAREMFSYAASYFGNADAQYDLARIYLKTADASRDDFRYGARWLGLAAQKGQHQAQALLGQMLFNGDRLPRQAARGLMWLTLARDSAGPDEAWIKESYNRAFAKASDDDRASALQMLESWVQGKRE; from the coding sequence ATGCGGACATCTGATCGGATCATTTTTGCATTGATGCTGGGGGTTGCCCCGCTGACATGGGCCGCGCCGTCGTTCGCGTTCGATGGCGCGCCGGTCAACCAGGAGCCGGCGATCCCCGTGGCTGGAGCCCAATCCGGCGCCGGTGCGCTGCGCAAGGCGGTGCCTGCGACGACGTCCTCGACGTCGCCGACGCAGTCCCTGACGGCGCTGCAATACGCGGCGGAGGAAGGTCATCCGGTTGCGCAATGGAAGCTCGGCCGGATGTATGCCGCCGGCGATGGGGTCGTGCGGGATGACATCCGCGCCTTCGACTATTTCAGCCGCATCGCTAATGCGCATGCCGAGGATAGCCCGTCGGCGCCGCAGGCGCAGATCGTGGCCAATGCCTTCGTGGCGCTCGGTCGCTATTATCTGAGCGGCATCCCGAACTCGAAGGTGAAGGCCGACCCGGATCGTGCGCGGGAGATGTTCTCCTACGCCGCGTCCTATTTCGGCAATGCCGATGCCCAGTACGATCTGGCGCGGATCTACCTGAAGACGGCGGATGCCTCGCGCGACGACTTCCGCTATGGCGCGCGCTGGCTCGGGCTCGCGGCCCAGAAGGGGCAGCATCAGGCCCAGGCGCTGCTCGGCCAGATGCTGTTCAACGGCGACCGGCTGCCGCGCCAGGCCGCGCGCGGTCTGATGTGGCTGACGCTGGCGCGCGACAGCGCCGGTCCGGACGAAGCCTGGATCAAGGAGAGCTACAACCGCGCCTTCGCCAAGGCGTCGGACGACGACCGTGCCTCGGCGCTGCAGATGCTCGAGAGCTGGGTCCAGGGCAAGCGCGAGTAA
- a CDS encoding GNAT family N-acetyltransferase, translating into MIIRDATPDDVEAACAVLRASISELCGDDHRGDPVVLGRWLANKTTENVAAWADGRGRSLLVAVEGDAIRAVGGLAHPGEITLNYVSPQARFRGISSALLAELECRAMALGARDVALLSTETAHRFYLARGYTDVGIPVGKFGTAASYPMRKVFGAVP; encoded by the coding sequence ATGATCATCCGCGATGCCACGCCTGACGATGTCGAGGCGGCCTGCGCCGTGTTGCGCGCCTCGATTTCCGAATTGTGCGGGGACGATCACCGCGGGGATCCCGTGGTCCTCGGCCGCTGGCTCGCCAACAAGACAACGGAGAACGTCGCGGCCTGGGCCGATGGGCGAGGGCGCTCTCTGCTCGTCGCTGTCGAGGGGGACGCGATTCGGGCGGTCGGCGGACTCGCGCATCCCGGCGAGATCACCCTGAACTACGTGTCGCCCCAGGCGCGCTTTCGCGGAATCAGTTCGGCCCTCCTGGCGGAGCTCGAGTGCCGGGCGATGGCCTTGGGCGCCCGCGACGTCGCGCTGCTCAGCACCGAGACGGCGCACCGATTCTATCTCGCCCGCGGCTACACCGACGTCGGCATACCCGTCGGCAAGTTCGGCACCGCAGCCTCCTATCCGATGCGCAAGGTGTTTGGCGCGGTGCCCTGA
- a CDS encoding substrate-binding domain-containing protein — protein sequence MRSVRIGLIIPQRGSAGLWAPSAEACGRLAVTELNRAAGIRRRHVELLVIDAGATGASAGRAARDAVDELAIDGLVGMLPSYARDPVVKATRGRVPFVYTPQFEGLPANSDVMTTGETADELLAPAIQWLSEGKRARRFFLCGNDYIWPRSSLQIARRLIARFGGTVTGECYVPVGVHDFDEMLDRIKTTRSDVVLPVFLGFDCIAFSRAFCAAGLSRHVLRFSSAFDETIVYGLDSSETENVFVASSYFASMRSRNNGAFLERYYTAFGDNPPPANGYGESCYEGIHALAALIERAESFDAREIRRFYGRTLQGRTARGHEAQPVVGGRHPIHLAELDGYDFAVVASR from the coding sequence TTGCGCAGCGTTCGGATCGGTCTGATCATTCCTCAGCGCGGCTCGGCAGGGTTGTGGGCGCCCTCCGCCGAAGCCTGTGGGCGGCTGGCCGTGACCGAGCTGAACCGGGCCGCAGGAATCCGCCGCAGGCATGTCGAACTGCTCGTCATCGATGCCGGCGCGACCGGCGCGAGCGCGGGGCGAGCGGCGCGCGATGCGGTCGATGAACTCGCCATCGACGGCCTCGTCGGCATGCTGCCGAGCTACGCGCGCGACCCGGTCGTGAAGGCCACGCGCGGCCGCGTGCCGTTCGTCTACACGCCCCAGTTCGAAGGCCTGCCGGCGAACAGCGACGTGATGACCACGGGCGAGACCGCGGACGAGTTGCTGGCGCCGGCCATCCAGTGGCTCTCGGAGGGTAAGCGCGCCCGGCGCTTCTTCCTCTGCGGCAACGACTACATCTGGCCGCGCTCGTCGCTGCAGATCGCAAGGCGGCTGATCGCGCGATTCGGCGGCACGGTCACCGGCGAGTGCTACGTGCCGGTCGGCGTGCACGATTTCGACGAGATGCTCGACCGCATCAAGACGACGCGCAGCGACGTGGTGCTGCCGGTCTTTCTCGGCTTCGACTGCATTGCCTTCAGCCGCGCCTTCTGCGCCGCCGGGCTCAGCCGCCATGTGCTGCGCTTCTCCTCGGCCTTCGACGAAACCATCGTCTACGGTCTCGACAGCAGCGAGACCGAGAACGTGTTCGTCGCCTCGAGCTACTTTGCCTCCATGCGGTCGCGCAACAATGGCGCATTCCTGGAACGTTACTACACCGCGTTCGGCGACAATCCACCGCCGGCGAACGGCTACGGCGAGTCCTGCTACGAAGGGATCCACGCGCTCGCCGCACTGATCGAGCGGGCCGAGAGCTTCGATGCGCGCGAGATCAGGCGCTTCTACGGACGCACGCTGCAGGGGCGCACCGCCCGCGGCCACGAGGCGCAGCCGGTGGTTGGCGGCCGCCACCCGATCCATCTCGCCGAGCTGGACGGCTACGACTTCGCGGTCGTGGCATCGCGCTGA
- a CDS encoding urea ABC transporter substrate-binding protein, giving the protein MTLSRRRFLQRSAIATSTLIAAPAVLRSGALAAENPITVGSLHDQSGPIGTSGTPMVYALQLAVDEINAAGGLLGRPLKVMHYDTQSNIQMYSQYAQQLAVKDKVDVVHGGITSASREAIRPTFDRFKVLYFYNTLYEGGVCDRNTFCTGTTPAQTVEKLVPSAMKKSGKKAYIIAADYNYGQITAKWMTKYCKDNGGEILSTDFFPLDVTNFGSTISKIQAAKPDLILSALVGGNHTAFYRQWTAAGMKGKIPIASTTFGLVNEPSTLDAAESDAVIGAYGYFEELTTQASKSFIEKIKKAHPDSPYISELAACTYEGVMLWAEGVKKAGSIDRMKVIEALESGLVFDGPSGKVSLDKPTHHTVRNAYLAEVKDRKWSVLETYTDAKPADTASVCDLVKNPADTKQYIINL; this is encoded by the coding sequence ATGACTCTCTCCCGACGTCGTTTCCTGCAACGCTCGGCCATCGCGACCTCGACCTTGATCGCGGCACCCGCCGTGCTGCGCTCGGGTGCGCTCGCGGCCGAGAACCCGATCACGGTCGGCAGCCTGCACGACCAGTCCGGCCCCATCGGCACCTCCGGCACGCCGATGGTCTATGCGCTGCAGTTGGCCGTGGACGAGATCAACGCCGCAGGCGGCCTGCTCGGACGTCCCTTGAAGGTGATGCACTACGACACCCAGTCCAACATCCAGATGTACTCGCAATACGCGCAGCAGCTGGCGGTGAAGGACAAGGTCGACGTCGTCCACGGCGGCATCACCTCGGCCTCGCGCGAGGCGATCCGTCCGACCTTCGACCGCTTCAAGGTGCTGTACTTCTACAATACGCTGTACGAAGGCGGCGTCTGCGACCGCAACACCTTCTGCACCGGCACGACGCCGGCGCAGACGGTGGAGAAGCTTGTGCCGAGCGCGATGAAGAAGTCCGGCAAGAAGGCCTACATCATCGCGGCCGACTACAATTACGGTCAGATCACCGCGAAGTGGATGACCAAATACTGCAAGGACAATGGCGGCGAGATCCTCTCGACCGACTTCTTCCCGCTCGACGTCACCAATTTCGGATCCACCATCTCGAAGATCCAGGCGGCCAAGCCCGACCTCATCCTATCGGCGCTGGTCGGCGGCAACCATACCGCGTTCTACCGGCAGTGGACCGCGGCCGGCATGAAGGGCAAGATCCCGATCGCCTCGACCACCTTCGGCCTGGTCAACGAGCCATCGACGCTCGATGCCGCCGAAAGCGACGCGGTGATCGGCGCCTACGGCTACTTCGAGGAACTGACCACCCAGGCCTCCAAGAGCTTCATCGAGAAGATCAAGAAGGCGCATCCGGATTCGCCTTACATCAGCGAGCTCGCCGCGTGCACCTATGAAGGCGTGATGCTCTGGGCCGAGGGCGTCAAGAAGGCGGGCAGCATCGACCGCATGAAGGTGATCGAAGCCCTCGAAAGCGGCCTCGTCTTCGACGGTCCGAGCGGCAAGGTGTCGCTGGACAAGCCGACCCATCACACCGTCCGCAACGCCTACCTCGCCGAGGTCAAGGATCGCAAATGGTCGGTGCTGGAGACCTACACCGACGCCAAGCCGGCGGACACGGCGAGTGTCTGCGACCTCGTCAAGAACCCTGCCGACACCAAGCAGTACATCATCAATCTCTGA